In Miscanthus floridulus cultivar M001 chromosome 8, ASM1932011v1, whole genome shotgun sequence, the sequence TACTAGTACTACTCATCACCATTATATAAGATCAGAACACTGATGATATATAGTAgtaacaaaagaaaggaaaaagagAGTACTTCATCACTAGCTGGTACAAGTTGTTAATTTCCTTTTGCAGGAATTTCTAGCTCATCTCGCACTTGCATTAGCGGAGTGGAGAGATGAGATGGCATGGCATGGCTCCAAAACGCATGGTGTCTCATCATCCTAGGCAGCTACAGCTACAGGGAGTAGTTGGGGCTCCTCATCATGGCCTGGGCCAGGTACTGGAGCTCGCCGGCATCCACCTTGCCGGCGCAATGCTGCGCGGCCGCGGCGACGTCGTCCCTGAACCCGGCCATGAGCTCCGGCATGAAGCAGTCGTCGAGGGGCCCGGCGCCGGGTCTCCTGGCGCTGCACGCCGTGTCCTGGCGGAGCAGGGCGCTGATGCTGGCGCTGTCCGGCCACTGGTGGTGGTGGCTCGCCAGCGAGTGCGCGGCGCCCTGGACGCCGCACGCGAGCTGCGCCTTGGcctgcatcagctgcgcttgaaGGATGGCGACCTGCATTATATTTTCGATCAGGTCAAAGACAAACAAACAAGCTTGATCGATGATGATCTTCTGGCTGCATGCCAATAAAGAACAAAATCGATGATCGAATATCGATCGAGCACCTGCTGCTGGAGGGCGAAGATCTGCGCGACGCAGCCGTAGACGGGGTCGCGGAGCCTGGCCTGCGCCTCGTAGGTGATGGTGACGACGGCCTCGCAGCGGTCGGCGACGGGGAGGTGGGACAGCAACTTGGAGGCGTTGCTGGCGCCGAACACCTTGTGGATGGCGGCGAAGCGCGCGGCGCCCTGATCGCTGCTGAAGTAGGGCGCGAACACGCACTCCGGCACGCACCGCCGGCGCAGGAACTTGCACGCGCCGCACGGAGACCCCGCACCCGTCGCGCCGGCagcagccgcggcggcggcggcccctcCGTTGGCAGCAGCAGAAGCAGCTCCGGCCATGTCGATCGTCGTCGTCACTGGCGCAAATTAACAGCTAGCAAATTAAAAGAAGTGTTAACTAGCTAGCTAGTCGATCGCCGTCTCCGATTCCGATCCTACTGGTGCTAGCTATGGTAGGACGCGCAAGCTGCACCCTGCTTGTGGACTACCGGTGCAACTCGAGGAGAGATGGATTTataggaggagagggagggaggccaGGAGGGGAGCGCCGGAGCCCGGAGCCCGGAGGAGGGGTAGACACGTAGGGCAGGGTGTCTGGTTTGAAGGGAGCAAACGTGTTAATGCTGTGTTGAAGAAAAGGAGCACCGTTGCTTGGCTTAAGCTGACACCaccgatttttttttttgcccttttttttttaaaaagtttttcacaaatatgcctccGGAGGTATGCTTTTAAAATCTAGACCATTACTTCGGCGCCGTAGTAATTGGCACCGAGATTACATGTCTCGGCGCCACAGTAATTGGCGCCTAGGTCTTGTGCCCACGCTGGCGCCGAGGCAGACGTGGCGCAAACGTGGCAGCCAGCTCGGCGACATAGATCTTGGCACCGACTTTGGCGCCGTAGATCATGGCACCAAGCTCGGCGCCTACATATTTGGCGTCGTgcctgctgaaagctctagtttggttttggttaattgatgaaactctaagtgctaacatagtttatcaaagtgattatgagataggtagcactactccaagtgatgaagcaatggcgaagaacatgacaatggtgatggcatggtgatgatcaaatgcttaaacttggaaaagaagaaagagaaaaacaaaaggctcaaggcaaatataaaaattgtaggagtcattttgttttagtgatcgagacacttagcgagtgtgattacatttaggatcgatagccgtactattaagaggggtgaaactcatatcgaaatacggttatcaaagtgccactagatgctctaactcattgcatatgcatttatgatctagtggagtgctaacacccttgaaagtatttgtaaaaatatgctaacacatgtgcacaaggtgatacacttggtggttggcacatttgagcaagggttaaaaacctcaccggcgccctagacagaaaaaacagggttcatagagtgaccggacgctggtggtgtagtgaccagacgctgggttcagagtccagtcagtagcagcagtgagcacgcgtctcggccttgtgaccggacgctggcgcgaagagttaccggacgctggcagggtgcgtccggtcaatactgacgtacgctgacgtgtggtgcaaagtggagacgttgagtgaccagacgctgggtgagtccggttgagcatgaccggacgcgtccggtcgtgattttgcgCGAATCgaaccttattggaaacgaccggacgctgaggtccagcgtccggtcacctcgtagCAATGTGTCCGGccatcacttaaccgttgggatcgggcgctcagtatttgaagagaggggacacgtggcgtgtatcgcgcgaccggacgctggggtccagcgcccagtcaatctgaccggagcgtccggtcggcccgtgttcagtgcagtgaggagcccaatggctctatttcgtggggcttctatttaagccccatgaccggctcaagctcactctcttggccatttgcattgacatagcaaccttgtgagcttagccaaagccctcccactcatctccatcattgtttcatcatcattgtgagattaggagagaatccaagtgcattgcttgagtgattacatctagtggcacttggcattcgtgttttgctgcgggattcacttgttactcttggtgattaccgccacctagacggcttagagtagcgatgatcgttgagtggaggttggtgattgtctccggctccgatcgtggtgattgtgaggggtcttgtgccttcctcggcggagagccgaaaggtgactctagtggattgctcgtgtcattgagttacctcacttgagggtaggttcttacagtgtccaattgtgtggacgaggttcgtgcaacacctcttagtcgtcgaaccaccaagtgttggtcgacacaacagggactagcgtgccggcaagcacgtgaacctcaagagaaaaattggttgtctcttgccctttggtattctcccggtgattgatttagtattcatcttttgattggttcactcctctacacggcagtataatcaccctactcactcatttatattcttgcaaactagttgtggcaagctctttagtgtaattagaattgagagcttgctttgttattttaagttcatctggtggagctctttagagtagcaagattgagagctcttagtgagtagtaacattgtaagttgtgtgcctagtaatcattgtaactagaattattggataggtgtcttacaacccttgtagagctagagcaagtttgcatttcactatttgtcatactaatcagattactctagttaatttgtagatttttaaataggctattcacccccctctagccatattaggacctttcacctacctGACACCAAGCTCGGTGCCTACATATTTGGCACCAAGccctttcctttctctcttcttcgTCTTCCTCTTTCCTTCTCTCTCATTCGTGCGACTCCCGAGCCCGCCCGCCACTAGTGCCACACCACCACACCCACGCCCGGTACTCCACACCAGCCGCTCCGAGCCTAGCACGGCATGCCCCCTGCGCGCCGCCCCCACCTCGCCCCCACGCGCCACCCCCGCCACGGCCACCGCGCCACGCCCGCTCGCTGATCCCATCCGCCCACCGACCTCGTCCTCCTGCTCCCGGCGCACCGTGACCTCATTATCGCTCCTATTGTCTACGTGGCAGGTCTGCTCCACCTAGGCGTGACCTTAGTCCCTGCTCCAGTGTCCACGAGCCGGCCCCTCCCCGCTGGCCGCCCGATCCGTGCCGCCGGCTGTTCCATTGCTGCCGCTGGCCCTCGAAGTGCCAAGGGCAGTGGCCCTTGGAAAGGGACAAGGGGAGGGGCTGGTGTCTAGTAGCAAGGCTGCAGCACCCGCCATGGATGACAAGTTTGGCTAGTGCTTTTTGCCTCCAACATCACCTGctctgtttgttgcattcatcggACAGGTAAAATTTGTGAATATGCAATGTAagtacttagttagcttgaattgTAGCTCTAGTTTGATTATTTGGTACTTACTAGTAAATGTGATCACGTAGGTAGTTGATTTACTTAGTGAGATAGGTATGTAGATAGAGAcatacatagatacataggtatatagatatagttagatagctagttgtATATTTAGTTATTTAGGTAGGATTTAGCTATTTAGTTACTAGATTATATCTATATACTTAGTTATTAACCTATTTACTCCAGGACTATCAGAAGACTCTAGGTCTAAGGATTTACGGCAACGCAGCGACTGGGCCGTGTAGGTCAGAAGGTTGAAGAGCACTAGTAGATGCCTTCCTTGGGCATGAGGTTGGTGAGCAAGGGGCTCACACTTCTGGAGTTCTAATCTCCTAGCTCCGGCAAGAGTTTGCACAGTGCCCTGAGGAGGCAGACgatgagacagttgggtactactgcagggcatggatcctacacctatttgcATGCGTTCTCTTCCCCGATGCAATGGGGACACTGCGtcatggatgtgggtccacttCCTCACTGACTGGCACCAGGtgggtcagtacagctggggctcaGCAGTGTTGGCTCTTCTTTACCGATAGCTTTGTGAGGCGTGTCATCAGACTTCGTCCTTAGCCTCACTTGGTGGATGTGTGTACTTACTCTAGTTGTGTATGTGGGCTCGTCTACCAGTTGGTTGTCCCGAGGTTCTTGCTCGTCATGTCTGGTTCCCAGGCCAGCCTCCATGTCGGCAGCCGATGTGGGCGTGCCTTTGGGACTAGGTTAGAGTTCCGCATTCAAGGTTAgagcgggcgtacattgagttcatgaaTGAGCTAGACACGCTCACGGCCTCTAGTGTAAGTaatttttattttccatgctggtttgaaatggttttgttgggttcataaacccggggtccctcatggaccggctttccaacaaaggctcggcccagcagacaacgttgtgaACAACGCGCagctcatgggccagcccaaaatACTTAGATGATAGGCTAGAAGGAtaatccaatctccgaccagaaggcctagccgaggaggaacggcacccgcttctgactttggcccgcctctctgaccagaaggcctcgcttccaactctggccccCATCCGGACAGCCTATCTgtctggaaggcctggccaaatacCACTTTTGACTCTGACCCATGTCTCTGACTAGGGATGTGccaaaaccctgctcactgctcttctccaactaacGCATTCAGAGCCagctgggaccaaccgaccggggacgcccgctcagtaaggactaggaaaacagatggagaaagtaaggtagagcactcaagtcaaccataataccaaggATCGTACCCTGTGCACCTACAGGACGAtaccctgcgacctccctggcatgatagagcccaagcagtgttgtaggcaccgatattTCCCTTAAGTGTTGATGGTGCCATCAACCACCATACCGGACAAACACGGTAatgctcccccacatgcctctgaggcatcaacagtgttgtgggcgccggcatttaccgtactaggCGAATATGGTAAAACACTCTGtatgcctctgggtatcaacagtgAGACAGGCACCGatatctgccataccagaagaagatgacGCAACCTCCAACGTGCATCTGCCATtaaaacaatattgtgggcgcctactatCATCTTGTACCTGCCggtatgggcaacaagacttagtaacatacgtactctctccctctcacttgtaaggctatctccttcatctataaaaggggatgcactctctgcCAACAGGGAGATCGggcagttcactagtacacaacaacagaaccatcaggttcaaaccacaagcacatgctcgaacacttagcacatagcggggctcccgtcactctcggtccTTCAGACTAGAgttcgaccagacctcttgtaccccccatctttctctcttctgtttgtaaccccatagcaaacttctagcacctaggctcaggaataaagtcaccgaccgactcaaactgaacttagggcatgttgcctgaactagtataaaccatatgtcattgagtgctaggccacctccaatcataacgtacagcaaaactacaaatatttacgtgttggtcactttctgcaccgacagttgagaccgtctgtggggaagacgttgtacgttcacactttttggtcatcagatggcccacttttctaccacctttgccatggcgggcttaagcgatacgactcactttggctcactagggtttcccgcactcccacctattgggatgtggatcccacccgtcttcaagccatcctaggccttcctcttcagaagcctagacttcatcatagactggctcggcatactacacctccacgaggaggcaaccATCCCGATGCCCATCAGAGGGGCACCCTCCGTCGGCTCTAGGATACCCggcgacttcaacgatgaggcgcctACGCTTTATTTTGAGCAAACACTCTGCTCAAACCTCGCTATGAGTAaagtacatactgttatttactcactatttgTTATCTTCtgccgattatccggagggacctcGTTGTCCTAGTCATGACCACCATGCAACTGGTTTCCCTACGgccgggggctccaaaggatgccggcgccaccccctctcatgtccgagttcgtggggatggcgagctatgctcccacctatttcctcgacctcatggatgacgatgttgagagtgatggctccagcatcggtgacatggcacttagccaccatccgtcctaggagtacgctatggtggacgctctgggacagccaccggtggtagcggagtccttatAGACTCACATccctctggaccctcatgcgAGGACCCTCGTGCTCATACGAGAGCACgatgaggagctacgacaacggtggcagaaccagccaccacctgtgccggcacgctcggcgcaccacactgcgccccatgcgcataaacCGGCAAGTGGCGCCTAGGGTtgcgcccgccaggtccagcgcaacatcatggatggggggaacgatcccccatagtttgcttagGCTAACCAGAACATAGCT encodes:
- the LOC136475211 gene encoding LOB domain-containing protein 16-like — its product is MAGAASAAANGGAAAAAAAAGATGAGSPCGACKFLRRRCVPECVFAPYFSSDQGAARFAAIHKVFGASNASKLLSHLPVADRCEAVVTITYEAQARLRDPVYGCVAQIFALQQQVAILQAQLMQAKAQLACGVQGAAHSLASHHHQWPDSASISALLRQDTACSARRPGAGPLDDCFMPELMAGFRDDVAAAAQHCAGKVDAGELQYLAQAMMRSPNYSL